GGCCACAAAATTTAGGCTTCATTAGAAAAGATGCATATGACCATATGAGTAGGCTAAAAAAGCATACCAAAGTTGAGAATGGAGATGCAACTGCACTTATCCAATATTTTATTGAGAAGGCGAACAAAGAGAATTACTTTTACTGGAATGTGCAATTGGATGATGACGATAGAGTGATGAATTTTTTCTTTAGGGACTACAAATGTGCAGTGGATTATGAATATTTTGGTGATGTGCTGTCGATTGACACAACATATAGATCAAACAAATACAATTTGATTTGTGCTCCATTCATTGGTATAAATCACCATATGCAAAATGTGCTGTTTGGTTTGGCCTTTATGTCAGACGAGACCGAAGCTTCTTTTGAGTGGTTGTTTACAACATTTCTTGATGCTATGTACGGAAAACAACCTGATACTATCTTTTCAGACCAATGCCAGGCCATGATGAATGCCATCGAAACGGTTTTTCCACATTCCCATCATCGTTTATGTCAATGGCATATAAATCAAAATGCGCCTTCACATTTTGGGAATTTAAATGgtgattcaaatttcaaaaaattgtggtataaatgcatgaattactGCGACTCTGAAGAGGAATTTGATGCCACATGGACATATATGATCGATACATATAATTTGTGTGGTCATAAATGGTTGAATGGGATGTATAAAATCAGGAAAAAATGGGCTACTGCTTTTAGCAATGGAAGATTTAGTGCAGGACTTTTGGCTACCTCAAGGAGTGAGGTCACAAATATGGTTTTGAAGAAAGCAGGTAATAAAATGTGTTCTTTGTATGAATTCGTGATGAATTATACAAAAATTCTAAATAAATGGCGAGAGAAGGAGAAGTTTGAGGATACCCGTTGTCGTCATGGTAAGCCTGCGcagattttaaaaaatcatccgTTGTTGATTCATGCTGCTGATGTCTACACTATTTCCATTTACAAGTTATTCGAAATCGAATTGGTTAACTCTTTGAATTGCAAATCTGTTCAACCACCATCATGTTTTGGTAATGATTGGAATTTGATTGAGTTCAGAGTAAAATCTCACGATGAAAACTCAAGGGTCAGACAAGTGGTGTTCAATAAGCAGAATCATGAAATAAAGTGTAGTTGTTCTAAGTTTGAGACAATGGGGATTTTGTGTAAGCATGTTTTGATGGTGTTTAACTCTTTTGACGTCACTGTTCTACCCAACTGTTACATTTTGAAGAGATGGATGAAGAATATAAAAACTATGGTTAACAATGACTTCAAAGAaaatggtggtggtggtggtggtggttaTAAATCTGAGATGGTGTTTGTGAACCAAATAATGAGATCGATGTATGATCTAACTCAATTGAGCAAATCTCATGAGGATGCGAGAAAAAGTTTGTATAATTTGGTTGATACAGCAACTTGTGAAATATCCAACCTTCTCCAGAATTTGAGTGTAGATGATGAGACGCCGTGTGATGATATTCCAAGTGACGGTCACATCGATGAAGTATTCATACGTAACCCACTCACTGCTAAAGCAAAAGGAGTTacaaatgcaaatattacacgaCATTGGGATAATAAGAGCAAAAAAGGAAATCGAAAAGGAAAAGAGAAAGCTGAAATTCCAAGTAAGTTTTAAGTTATTCAAAATTGTGATCATATACTAATTATGCCGTTAGATGACCATCTTCTTTGGATGTGCTAGGGGCAAAAGGAGGCAAAAGAAAAGGACAAAGTTCACAAGATGACACCACCGCACGGGAAATAAACAACATACCATCCCAACAACACTTAAATTTAAGTGTCTCGCAGAATCCATTTTTACCTCCTCAACATTTTGTACAGCACTCATATCCGTTACCTGTATTTTCTGTGGTTTAATTTTCAATGCATTATTATATTCGATATTTTTTATGTTTCGTGCAGGAAGGTAATACAAATTTGTATACAAGTGGTGAAATGAATTTATTCCCTTATCAGTTTCAGGGTCCTCATTCATCACAAGTAAGGAGTAAGGTCCGTGGCGTGGTAATTGTTTCTTGTTTTCATATCCGTTACATGTAATTTCTGTTATTTTTGAGCATAAAATTTTCGAACTTTGTAAAATTTTACCAACACTATTCTGTATAATTTTTTAACATTCAaattgcgaatttttttttttaattttcaatgCATTATTATATTCGATATTTTTTATGTCTCGTGCAGGAAGGTAATACAAATGTGTATACAAGTGGTGAAATGAATTTATTCCCTTATCAGTTTCAGGGTCCTCATTCATGAAAAGTACGGAGTAAGGTCCGTGGCGtggtaattaaattttgagcatTCATGACAAATTTGAGCATTAAATTTTCGAACTTATAAAATGTCAGATTATTCGGAAACCAGCGGAGGACGAATGAGCTCTGGATGCTTTCATTTCAATCGTGACAGGACCACCAGTAGTTTGGATGAAGTGAAGCTGGACATACATTAAAGAATTTGTTGTTTGTGTTTTGTAGTTTGATATGATTTAAATGTATCATGATGGTTAGAACAAACTCTTGTTCTGATTACATTAAAGAATTTGGTTGTGTACTTCTGAGAAATTCTTAATTGTTTGTGAATCCAATGTAGGGGCTGTTGTGTCGATTAGATGAAGTTATCCCATGTGTGGATGTTGTGTACTTCTCATCTTACAGCATTGGATGAAGTTATCCCATGTGTGGATGTTGAATCCAATTAACATGTTCGGCTGGGTTATTGTAAGGTCTGTTGTGCATTTTCAAGGCACACATATCTGCTGTGCATTTTCAAGGCACACTAGATCGTTTACCAAATAATTTACTCCACTAGAATATTAGTTACATTCTACACTGGATAAAATAATTCTCACATAGCGAGCCATCaaacatatatcaaaattatatcttTGAACAAAAATGTCGAGTTTAATTGGGGAAATATTCATGAATTTCCACAACTTTGTTACTGAGAACATTTAACAATAAGCACAGAGGCCCATCACCAAGATACAAATACATTCTTCTCGTTAATGAATGACCATTGACTTCAACTCACAGTTTAACCAATAATAATGCATTAACTTAAATATATCTTAGACAAATTCTTGACAATATTAGATAATTTTAAGCTACTGCTAACAAAAACTCTAGTCATCATCACCAAATTACTTTTACATAGAATGTCATAGCAATACCAACAAAAACTCTAGTCATCATCACCAAATTTAAGAGATTCCAGCAAGACTTTCAACTCTTCAGATAGCTTCTCCATTCTTAATGCATTTCTCTGATGCTCGCGTGCTAACTCTACTTGAGCATGAACCAATTCAGCTATTTTttcgttttgtttttttttcaaactcGAACTTGGAGCGGAGGTTGAACTCGAATTTGGCGCAGCTGTCGAACTACAAGTCGGACCAAACGTTGCACTCGAACTTGGAGCGGAGGTTGAACTCGAATTTGGCGCAGCTGTCGAACTACAAGTCGGACCAAACGTTGCACTGGAAATTGGAGCGGACGTTGAACTCGAACCAGCAGCAACAAAAGGTTTCTTCATATGTTCATCAAATGCTCTCAATGCCTTCTCTTTATTGCTATATCCCTTGTAACAAGCACCTCGAAAGCCATTAACTTGTGCTTGAGCCTCTTCCCAGCGCTCATAAACACCAGGTGTTCTACCATTAAAAACAACATATGTTTTttcctacaacaacaaaaatttttacaaaaaaaaaaaacaataaataagcatgatataaaaaaaaacaataacatATGTTCAAATTAAAAATGGTTAAATGAATATAGAACACGAAATTAACAAATTTACCATCGCGGCATATAGCTTTGTCTTGAGGCACAACAAAAGAGCTGCAAAATACGGTTCAATACATCATGAAGTGAGCATTAAGGGTaaataaacaaaacataaaGTGTATATAAAAGTATGTGTGCGGTTAAATATTTTAGTAACACAATTCTTCATCATGCtgaaaaatcaagaatcctTGTTACATACAAACACAATAATAGCAATTGATGATAACTTGCCAACCTCTTGCCAATCCTCGTTACAtacaaacacaataattcttcCCAACTAAGACTCGTGTACAAGGAACCCAAGAATTTAATAGCATTTGCTAACCAATTTCAAAATTAATGAATTTGGGAGATCATAACTTGTAGTCTACAGATGAAATACTTTCTTCTGCCGGAAATACAACAACAAGGCCGAGTACAGCATCACACAAAATACAGATTCTTAC
This genomic interval from Primulina eburnea isolate SZY01 chromosome 16, ASM2296580v1, whole genome shotgun sequence contains the following:
- the LOC140816776 gene encoding uncharacterized protein; translated protein: MEKTYVVFNGRTPGVYERWEEAQAQVNGFRGACYKGYSNKEKALRAFDEHMKKPFVAAGSSSTSAPISSATFGPTCSSTAAPNSSSTSAPSSSATFGPTCSSTAAPNSSSTSAPSSSLKKKQNEKIAELVHAQVELAREHQRNALRMEKLSEELKVLLESLKFGDDD
- the LOC140817270 gene encoding protein FAR1-RELATED SEQUENCE 5-like; the encoded protein is MYNYALLNFPTGIELRVGKLPSFHFLIAELLGSSFYCGVYVGNVEPCMGMVLYFTMEDDNPIGELGGEYIEGVELDHISQQQCGVPEFRSAENVEVPTEISVVDILENKLAVGSIVNSVEEAYLLYCQYAHAKGFSVRKGDQRCFPKTNELQSKEFNCSCEGVKDEKCSSKRIPVYQKLITRTKCKAKLKITREKEGQWRVSRFLEEHNHEMFALDQTHMLRSARNLSHAKKSTLEAMVNAGISVSNAVSFMENEACGPQNLGFIRKDAYDHMSRLKKHTKVENGDATALIQYFIEKANKENYFYWNVQLDDDDRVMNFFFRDYKCAVDYEYFGDVLSIDTTYRSNKYNLICAPFIGINHHMQNVLFGLAFMSDETEASFEWLFTTFLDAMYGKQPDTIFSDQCQAMMNAIETVFPHSHHRLCQWHINQNAPSHFGNLNGDSNFKKLWYKCMNYCDSEEEFDATWTYMIDTYNLCGHKWLNGMYKIRKKWATAFSNGRFSAGLLATSRSEVTNMVLKKAGNKMCSLYEFVMNYTKILNKWREKEKFEDTRCRHGKPAQILKNHPLLIHAADVYTISIYKLFEIELVNSLNCKSVQPPSCFGNDWNLIEFRVKSHDENSRVRQVVFNKQNHEIKCSCSKFETMGILCKHVLMVFNSFDVTVLPNCYILKRWMKNIKTMVNNDFKENGGGGGGGYKSEMVFVNQIMRSMYDLTQLSKSHEDARKSLYNLVDTATCEISNLLQNLSVDDETPCDDIPSDGHIDEVFIRNPLTAKAKGVTNANITRHWDNKSKKGNRKGKEKAEIPRAKGGKRKGQSSQDDTTAREINNIPSQQHLNLSVSQNPFLPPQHFEGNTNLYTSGEMNLFPYQFQGPHSSQVRSKEGNTNVYTSGEMNLFPYQFQGPHS